A genomic region of Parambassis ranga chromosome 7, fParRan2.1, whole genome shotgun sequence contains the following coding sequences:
- the lrrc47 gene encoding leucine-rich repeat-containing protein 47, with protein sequence MIIPPYKEAGDVRLAACSLPKEEEYQTSDSMDVEKWPEIEKAATEKRRELVLQGSSVDKRISSNGGLAPSIYSLTLLNYLEVSQCPNLTEIHEDIQHLVNLQSLILCRNKLASIPNVIGNLKSLKVLDLSVNNLTVLPDGITQLKELNTLNVSCNSLEVLPEGLSQCTKLSTINISRNQMAELPADLYSEQLDLLSSLVASDNSIQELSGRIHKLSALKVLDLSNNKLSEIPSDLSDCPKLKEIHFKGNKLNDKRLEKMVNGCQTKSILDYLRGKGRSRHGEGGGDTDGGRSADKKKRQHQTKKKERVTEEEDEVEELNKMVVRVLHVSDAPTAITVKVSAEVKDVRPYLVCCIVRGMNLKAGNSLKRFLMAQTKLHDDLCGKRTIATIATHDVQLLKSPLTYDVRPPTQLKVVPLGRKEMTAVELVRLLHLEADELRKQKKRQNVTGLHKYLQLLQGKPLYPCLVDAEGHVISFPPITNSEKTKIKKTTKELFLEVTSDTSLQTCKDIMDALIVKMAELNKFTAEHQEDGGSGGEGGGPAEPLETSSQLIIQQVRTVDQDGNLKVVYPSKTDLSKDISNLTVVW encoded by the exons ATGATCATACCACCATATAAAGAAGCAGGAGATGTCCGTTTAGCTGCGTGTAGCCTAcccaaagaagaagaataccAGACATCTGACAGCATGGACGTAGAAAAGTGGCCAGAAATAGAGAAAGCAGCGACAGAGAAGAGGCGTGAGCTGGTTTTACAGGGTTCTTCTGTGGACAAGAGAATTTCTTCTAACGGGGGACTCGCTCCTTCCATCTATTCCCTGACTCTGCTCAATTATCTGGAAGTTAGCCAATGTCCGAATTTGACAGAGATCCACGaggacatccagcatctggtcAACCTCCAGAGCCTCATCCTGTGCAGAAACAAGCTCGCATCCATCCCGAATGTCATCGGCAACCTGAAGTCCTTAAAGGTCCTGGACCTTTCAGTTAACAACCTCACGGTCTTACCAGACGGAATCACTCAGTTAAAGGAGCTAAACACTCTGAATGTGAGCTGCAACAGCCTTGAGGTCCTTCCAGAGGGACTGAGTCAGTGCACCAAGCTGTCCACCATCAACATCTCCAGGAATCAGATGGCCGAGCTTCCTGCTGATCTGTACTCCGAGCAGCTGGACCTGCTCAGCAGCCTTGTGGCTTCTGACAACTCCATCCAGGAGCTGAGTGGACGGATACACAAGCTGTCTGCTCTGAAG GTGTTGGATCTCTCCAATAATAAGCTGAGTGAGATCCCTTCTGATCTGAGCGACTGCCCCAAGCTGAAGGAGATCCACTTCAAGGGCAACAAGCTGAACGACAAGCGCCTGGAGAAGATGGTCAACGGCTGCCAGACAAAGTCCATCCTGGACTACCTCAGGGGAAAAGGGAGAAGTAGACATGGGGAAGGCGGAGGTGACACAGACGGGGGAAGAAGCGCAGACAAGAAAAAGAGGCAGCACCAAacgaagaagaaagagagggtgacagaggaagaggacgaagTGGAGGAGCTGAACAAGATGGTGGTGAGGGTTCTCCATGTTTCAGATGCTCCCACGGCGATCACTGTCAAAGTGAGTGCAGAGGTGAAAGACGTTCGGCCGTATTTGGTGTGCTGCATAGTCAGAGGCATGAACCTAAAGGCTGGGAATTCTCTCAAACGCTTCCTGATGGCTCAG ACAAAGCTTCATGATGACTTGTGCGGTAAAAGAACAATCGCAACCATAGCAACTCATGATGTGCAGCTTCTCAAAAGTCCCCTGACTTACGACGTCAGACCACCTACTCAACTAAAG GTTGTGCCGCTAGGTCGGAAGGAGATGACCGCCGTGGAGCTGGTGAGGCTCCTTCATTTGGAGGCTGACGAACTgaggaagcagaagaagaggcagaatgTCACCGGCCTCCACAA ATACCTGCAGCTTCTTCAGGGCAAACCTCTGTACCCCTGTCTTGTGGACGCAGAGGGACATGTGATCTCATTCCCACCAATCACCAACAGTGAGAAAACCAAg ATTAAAAAGACCACCAAAGAGCTGTTCCTGGAGGTGACCAGTGACACCAGCCTGCAGACGTGTAAAGACATCATGGATGCTCTGATTGTT AAAATGGCCGAGCTGAACAAGTTCACGGCCGAGCATCAGGAGGATGGAGGGTCGGGTGGGGAAGGGGGAGGCCCGGCAGAACCTCTTGAGACCTCCAGCCAGCTGATCATCCAGCAGGTCCGAACGGTTGACCAAGATGGGAACCTGAAGGTCGTCTACCCATCCAAGACGGACCTCTCCAAAGACATCAGCAACCTGACTGTGGTTTGGTAG
- the LOC114438271 gene encoding rhamnose-binding lectin-like, whose translation MLCIIVVTLLLEATPLLVNAEMVTTCESNVIHRLSCDTGVISVQAAVFGRADSATCSEGTSPQTDCSVVGTIEVIKKRCDGKKVCELNTNIFSLPDSCSSPLKYLQTKYNCIPAIHQVTCEHSLSHLQCDEGQVIFVYAADYGRRDRTTCSYTRPESQIQNTDCSSPTNKVAESCNGKNSCVIKAKNSEFGDPCYGTYKYLEVAYACQYPEVTQEDTVECICPVFTGSSKAMLCFRLSTALLLAAAALLTSSVVHTERVISCDDSHNVQRLSCETGVISVEGALYGRKDRETCSEGRPKEQLVNTECSQPGTLDLLKRRCNGKRLCEYNTNVVRTADPCPGIFKYLETNYTCLPAIHLVVCEHSLADLYCDDGQVIFIYGADYGRSDRTTCSYKRPASQIENLYCSDPTRRVSDSCNGRNRCTVRASNAVFGDPCVGTYKYLEVAYVCEYPGLVPEVSTF comes from the exons ATGCTGTGCATCATCGTGGTCACACTCT TGCTGGAAGCAACCCCTCTGCTTGTCAATGCAG AGATGGTTACCACCTGTGAAAGCAACGTCATCCATCGCCTGAGCTGTG ACACTGGAGTGATCAGTGTTCAGGCAGCAGTCTTTGGACGTGCAGACAGTGCGACCTGCAGCGAGGGGACAAGTCCACAAACAGATTGCTCTGTGGTGGGAACTATAGAAGTCATCAAGAAAAG atgtGATGGGAAAAAGGTGTGTGAGCTGAACACAAACATCTTCAGCTTACCTGATTCCTGCAGCTCCCCCTTGAAATACCTGCAGACCAAGTACAACTGCATCCCTGCCA ttcaCCAAGTGACATGTGAACACTCTTTATCACACCTGCAGTGTG ATGAAGGACAAGTCATATTTGTCTACGCGGCTGATTACGGACGTCGTGATCGGACCACGTGCTCTTACACGAGGCCTGAATCTCAGATCCAAAACACTGACTGCTCGAGCCCGACAAACAAAGTTGCTGAGAG CTGCAATGGGAAAAACAGCTGCGTCATCAAAGCAAAGAACTCAGAGTTTGGAGACCCCTGTTATGGTACTTACAAGTACCTGGAGGTGGCTTATGCATGTCAGT atccCGAGGTCACTCAGGAGGACACTGTG GAGTGCATCTGTCCCGTGTTCACCGGATCCTCTAAAGCCATGCTCTGCTTCAGACTCAGCACTGCACTGT TGcttgcagcagctgctttgcTCACATCATCAG TTGTTCACACTGAGAGAGTAATCAGCTGCGATGACAGCCACAATGTCCAGCGCCTGAGCTGTG AAACCGGAGTGATCAGCGTGGAGGGAGCGCTGTATGGACGTAAAGACCGTGAGACCTGCAGTGAGGGGAGGCCTAAGGAGCAGCTTGTTAATACAGAGTGCTCCCAGCCGGGTACCTTGGATCTCCTGAAAAGGAG GTGTAATGGAAAGAGGCTGTGTGAGTATAACACAAATGTTGTTCGCACCGCTGATCCCTGCCCAGGCATCTTTAAATACCTGGAGACCAACTACACCTGCCTCCCAGCAA TTcaccttgttgtgtgtgagcACTCTCTGGCAGATCTCTATTGTG atgaTGGACAGGTCATATTTATCTATGGTGCTGACTATGGACGCAGTGACCGGACCACCTGCTCTTACAAACGACCCGCTTCTCAGATTGAAAACCTGTACTGCTCAGACCCAACGAGGAGAGTTTCTGACAG CTGTAACGGGAGGAACCGTTGTACTGTCAGAGCCAGCAATGCAGTGTTTGGAGACCCCTGTGTTGGCACTTACAAATACCTGGAGGTGgcttatgtgtgtgaat ATCCTGGGCTTGTTCCTGAGGTCTCAACATTCTGA
- the casp9 gene encoding caspase-9, whose protein sequence is MEAKHKKILQRNRTNLVRDLDPSTLYDGLLEKGVFTQDMIDEIKSSGTRRDQARQLVKDLETRGSRAFPLFLESLRQTGQHSLAETLQDGAPTIQVQPATPTQSVRPVVQPLPVSSPMDVDKRSKHVVPVYRVQQPSITPTPSPEREYFRPRPQGRTRRDSLQCYKMDASPCGRCLIINNVEFENKSQLSNRKGSNIDCDKLERRFKALNFFVEVKTNLKQKQIKHELSALSKMDHSQYDCCVVIILSHGTEVSHNRFPGAVYGVDGQYVPVQYITNYLNGQHCPSLQGKPKLFFIQACGGGERDTGFEVSPDEVEPSGGGLDDQTDAIPTSSSSDSLSLSDEVDARATLPTPSDILVSYSTFPGYVSWRDTQSGSWYVETLDHILEENSVTDDLVTMLMMVNNEVSQNSAKGLYKQMPGSFNFLRKLLYFQTQT, encoded by the exons AGCTCTGGCACCAGACGGGACCAGGCCAGGCAGTTAGTCAAGGACCTAGAAACCCGCGGGAGTCGGGCCTTTCCGTTGTTCCTGGAAAGTCTCCGGCAGACCGGTCAGCACAGTCTGGCAGAGACTCTGCAGGATGGAGCTCCAACCATTCAGGTGCAGCCTGCAACACCTACTCAGAGTGTCCGGCCTGTTGTCCAGCCTCTCCCTGTCT CATCTCCAATGGATGTTGATAAGAGAAGCAAACATGTTGTCCCTGTTTATCGGGTACAGCAGCCCAGTATTACTCCTACTCCAT CACCAGAGAGGGAGTACTTCAGGCCGAGGCCACAAGGCAGAACGCGACGGGACAGTCTTCAG TGTTATAAAATGGATGCCAGCCCGTGTGGTCGTTGTCTCATCATAAACAACGTGGAGTTTGAAAACAAGAGTCAGCTGAGCAATCGAAAAGGGTCTAACATTGACTGTGACAAGCTGGAGAGAAGATTCAAGGCGCTAAACTTTTTCGTAGAAGTGAAGACTAACCTGAAACAAAAG caaatcaAACATGAACTGTCAGCTTTGTCTAAGATGGATCACTCACAATATGACTGCTGTGTGGTCATCATATTGTCACATGGTACTGAG GTGAGTCACAACCGCTTCCCTGGTGCTGTGTATGGCGTGGATGGACAGTATGTCCCAGTTCAGTACATCACAAACTACCTCAATGGCCAGCATTGCCCATCTTTGCAAGGCAAACCTAAACTTTTCTTCATCCAGGCCTGCGGAGGAG GTGAAAGAGACACCGGATTTGAGGTGTCCCCAGATGAGGTTGAACCATCCGGTGGTGGATTGGATGATCAGACAGACGCCATTCCCACTTCATCCAGCAGCGACTCATTGAGCCTGTCTGACGAAGTGGATGCCAGAGCCACGCTGCCCACCCCGAGTGACATCTTGGTGTCTTACTCAACTTTTCCTG GTTACGTCTCCTGGAGAGACACCCAGTCGGGCTCCTGGTACGTAGAGACACTGGACCACATTCTTGAGGAAAACTCTGTCACAGACGACTTGGTCACAATGTTGATGATG GTTAATAACGAAGTGTCCCAGAACTCTGCAAAAGGACTCTACAAGCAGATGCCTGGTTCCTTTAACTTCCTCCGCAAACTCCTCTACTTCCAAACTCAAACATAG